A stretch of Carya illinoinensis cultivar Pawnee chromosome 14, C.illinoinensisPawnee_v1, whole genome shotgun sequence DNA encodes these proteins:
- the LOC122294643 gene encoding protein PIN-LIKES 3-like, whose protein sequence is MDFLSLFIVALMPVLETLLVTAVGLVLGMESINLLGTISRQYLNKLVFFVFTPSLIVSALADTITLDGLGTLWFMLVNVLITFLIGSALAWILIKITRAPQHLQSLIIGCCAAGNLGNLLLIILPAVCEGDDSPFGDSSVCSTDAEAYAALSMAVIVHFSYSKITKINKCYIFYFRKYLWMNLNLFVVSVSIMHLGAIYIWSYVYPIMRIYANKATKDIDTDGSSTRDNISGETSYLHSEIGTALLLPSEGCPSSEEFMDQVEVQSTGPEGKVKVTFLEKTMLHLKKLIGHVDLKKLFAPSTIAAIFGFIIGIVSPIRKVLIGDDAPLRAIFSSASLLGEATIPSMTLIIGASLLRGLEGAGVSPALIVGIIAIQYIIMPSLGIGIVKAANHFGIVGSDSLYQFTLMLQYALPPAMNVGTISQLLETGESECSVIMLWTYAVATFSLTLWSTIFMWLVS, encoded by the exons ATGGATTTTCTGTCTCTATTCATTGTGGCATTGATGCCAGTTCTGGAGACACTCTTAGTTACGGCTGTTGGTCTTGTTCTTggaatggaaagtataaatctCTTGGGGACAATTTCCAGGCAGTATTTGAATAAA CTAGTATTTTTTGTGTTCACTCCTTCACTGATCGTCAGTGCCCTGGCGGATACAATTACATTAGACGGTTTGGGAACCTT ATGGTTCATGCTAGTGAATGTCCTTATCACATTCCTTATTGGCTCTGCACTTGCATGGATACTCATAAAAATCACAAGAGCTCCTCAACATCTGCAAAGCCTTATCATTGGTTGTTGTGCTGCAG GAAATTTAGGGAACTTGCTTCTGATTATCCTCCCAGCAGTCTGTGAGGGGGATGATAGTCCGTTTGGAGATTCTTCTGTTTGTTCTACCGATGCAGAGGCTTATGCTGCACTTTCTATGGCGGTAATAGTCCATTTTTCTTACtctaaaatcacaaaaatcaaCAAATGTTACA TCTTTTATTTCCGAAAATATCTCTGGATGAATTTGAATCTTTTTGTTGTTTCTGTTTCGATTATGCATTTAGgtgcaatatatatatggtcttATGTGTATCCTATCATGCGGATATATGCAAACAAGGCAACTAAAGACATTGACACGGATGGCTCTTCGACAAGGGATAACATTTCTGGAGAAACCTCGTATTTACATTCAGAGATTGGCACAGCACTGCTCCTTCCTTCAGAGGGTTGCCCAAGCTCAGAGGAGTTTATGGATCAAGTAGAAGTCCAGTCGACTGGACCTGAAGGAAAAGTAAAG GTGACGTTTCTGGAAAAGACCATGCTGCACCTTAAGAAGCTTATTGGGCATGTGGACCTCAAAAAATTGTTTGCGCCGTCAACCATTGCAGCA ATTTTTGGGTTTATCATTGGAATAGTCTCTCCAATTCGAAAGGTATTGATTGGTGATGATGCTCCCCTTCGTGCCATCTTCAGCTCTGCAAGTTTGTTAGG GGAAGCAACAATACCATCCATGACATTGATAATTGGAGCAAGCCTTCTTAGAG GTCTAGAAGGTGCCGGAGTAAGTCCTGCACTCATTGTAGGGATTATCGCAATTCAGTACATCATCATGCCTTCACTGGGTATTGGTATTGTTAAGGCTGCAAACCATTTTGGCATTGTGGGATCAGATTCATTATATCAGTTTACACTTATGCTTCAGTATGCTCTTCCACCTGCAATGAATGTAG GTACCATTTCTCAATTGCTTGAGACAGGAGAGAGTGAATGCTCTGTCATTATGCTATGGACTTATGCTGTGGCAACATTCTCTCTGACACTATGGTCGACCATCTTCATGTGGCTTGTTTCTTAA